CGAGGCCGCGCGCCAGGGATTGCCATCAGTCTTGTCCCCATGGCGCAGGCTCCACACCAGGTTGTAGACAAAGAGCAGCTGCGCCGTCGCGACCACGAAGGCCGCCACCGAGATGTACATGTTCATCACGTGCGCGGATTCGGGGATGAAGGCGTAGTTCTCCCAAGCGTAGTAGCGCCGCGGCATGCCCAGCACGCCGAGATAGTGCATCGGGAAGAAGATGGCGTAGGTGCCGATGAAGGTGATCCAGAAATGCACGCGGCCCATGGTGTCGTTGAGCATGCGCCCCGTCACCTTGGGATACCAGTGGTAGATGCCGCCGAACACCACCAGGATCGGCGACACGCCCATCACCATGTGGAAGTGCGCCACCACGAAATACGTGTTCGACAGCGGGATATCCACGCTGACATTGCCCAGGAACAGCCCGGTCAGCCCGCCGATGACAAAGGTGCTGATGAACGCGATCGCAAACAGCATCGGCACCGAGAAATGGATGTCGCCGCGCCATAGCGTGATGACCCAGTTGTACACCTTGATTGCCGTTGGCACCGCGATGATCAGCGTGGTGGTGGCGAAGAAGAAGCCGAAGTACGGGTTCATGCCGCTGACGAACATATGGTGCGCCCACACCACCACCGACAGCACGCCGATCGCCAGGATCGCCCACACCATGGTGCGATAGCCGAAGATGCTCTTGCGCGCATGGACGCTGACCAGGTCGGAGACGATGCCGAACGCCGGCAGCGCGACGATATACACCTCGGGGTGGCCGAAGAACCAGAACAGGTGCTGGAACAGCAGCGGGCTGCCGCCCTTGTAGGTGAGCTGCTGGCCCATCGACACCATCGCGGGCATGAAGAAGCTGGTGCCCAGGGTCTTGTCCAGCAGCATCATCACCGCGGACACGAACAGCGCCGGAAACGCCAGCAGCGCCAGGATGGTGGCCATGAAGATGCCCCACACCGACAGCGGCATGCGCAGCAGCGTCATGCCCTCGGTGCGTGCCTGCAGCACGGTGGTGACGTAGTTCAGGCCGCCCATCGTCGCCGCGACGATAAAGATCGCCAGCGACACCAGCATCAGGATGATGCCCCAGTCATGCCCCGGCGTGCCGGGCAGGATGGCCTGTGGCGGATACAGCGTCCAGCCGGCGCCGGTGGGCCCGCCCGGCACGAAGAAGCTGGCCAGCAGCACGATCACCGACAGCAGGTAAACCCAGAAGCTGAGCATGTTGAGGAAGGGGAACACCATGTCGCGCGCCCCCACCATCAGCGGGATCAGGTAGTTGCCGAAGCCACCCAGGAACAGCGCGGTCAGCAGGTAGATCACCATGATCATGCCGTGCATGGTGACGAACTGGTAATAGCGGTTGACGTCGATAAACTCGAAACGCCCCGGAAAACCCAGCTGCATCCGCATCAGGTTGGACAACGCCACGCCCACCAGCCCCACCACGATCGCCACGATGGTGTACTGCACGGCGATCACCTTGTGGTCCTGGCTCCAGACGTAGCGGGTCCAGAAGCTCTGCGGCGCGTGATGGGCTGCATCGTCGGCGTAAGCCATGCGGGTCTCCTCACTTGCGTGGCGGCGCGGGCGCCGCGCCGGGCGGCACGGCCACCGCGGTCGAGGTCGTATAGGTGCCCGAGGCAGCGCCAGGGGCTGGCGCGGGCGCGGCCGTGCCGGCTGCCGCGGTCGTGGCGGCGCTGGTGGCGGCAGCGGGCGCGCCCGGCGCCGCGACCTCCGGTGCGGGGGCGCCGGTTCCCGCCGACTTGATATACGCAATCAGCGCAGCGGTCTCGTCCTCGCTCATCGGCAGCTGGGGCATCACCGGACCGAAGCCCTTCACCAGGCGCGCGTGCGGGTCGGTGATCTCCTTGTGCAGGAAGGCGTCGTCGACCGCGGCGCTGCTGCCGTCGGCAAAGGTCTCGGTCTTGCCGTAGAGGCCCTTCCACGTCGGGCCCACGCCGGGATTGCCGTCGATGCTGTGGCATGCGACGCAGCCCTTGCTTTGCGCCAGCGCGCGGCCCTTTTCCACCACGCCGGCGTCGCTGGCGGCGCCCGGCGCTGCGGCGGCCATGGCGGCCGGCGGTGCCGCCGCCTTCGCCAGCGCCATGGCAAAGGTCTGCTGCTTCGCCAGCCAGGCGTCGTACGCGGCGGGTTCGTCCACCACCACGATGCCGCGCATGTTGTAGTGCCCCACGCCGCACAGCTGCGCGCACAGGATTTCAAAGCGTCCCGTTTGCGTCGGCGTGAACCAGAACGACGTCACCATGCCCGGCACCATGTTCATGCGCGCGCGGAACTGCGGCACATAGAAATCATGCAGCACGTCCTTGGAGCGCAGCAGCACTTTCACCGGCTTGTTCAGCGGCAGGTGTACCTCGGGCCCCACGATGACGATGTTGTCCTGCCCGCGCGGGTCGTCCGGGTCAAGGCCCAGCGGATTGGAACCGGTAATGAAGCGCGGGTCGGAAGCACCCAGCTCGCCGCTCTTGCCCGGAAAGCGGAACCCCCACGACCATTGCTGGCCCACCACCTCCAGCACCATCGCCTCGCGCGGCGGGCGCACGTAGTCGGCGTAGACGAACAGGCCCGGCGCCAGCAACGCCACCACGCCCAGGGTGGTGCCGCCGATCAGCCACCACTCGAGCTTGCGGTTTTCCGGCTCGTAGGCGGCGCGGTGGCCAGTGCCGCCGTTGGGATGCGGCGCATTGTGCCGGTAGCGCCAGACGATGTAGCCGACGAACAGGTTGATGACGACGAAGAATATCCCGGTGATGACGAGGGTAATGGTCAGCGTGTCGTCCATCTGCTTCCAGTTGGACGCCAGCGGGGTCGCCCACCACGGGCTCAGAAAATGGAAGAGCACCGAAGCGACGACGATGACGACGAGTGCAATGGCCAACGCCATAACCACCCTCCTCCTCGCGCGCGGCGAGGGATGCGGAAGTCACGCAAGGTTAGATAAGACTAGTGCATGCCGTCAGGTCACTGCAAGGCGACATGGCGGGCAAATGCGTGCCTCCATGCACAAGCGGTCCGCCCAGAAAAAGCGGCGGCAGGAACCCTTCGGCTCCATGCCACCGCCATGGTCGCGCGCGGCCCCGTGTAATGGCCAAAGCGCGCAGGAAACGTGCATGCGTCTTGCCGTGCCGTTCGGGCACGATCCCCGGGTTGAAAAATGTCTCGGTTCGGCCGCTGAGCACCGCGGCTCATTGCGTCATCTCAGTGCGACACGTCCTTGCTTTCCAGCTTCCAGTAGCACGCCGCGGCCGTCACGCCGAAGATCAGGTGGCCGATGAACGTATGCCAGCCACGCACCTCGACAAACCACGGGAACGCGCGCGTCATCACATAGAAATTGAAGAAGTAGACGACCAGCCCGAACACGGCGCCGGCCAGCATCGCCATGCCGAGGCTCGAGTCCAGCGTGAACGGCGCGATGATCGCCGCCAGGATCATGCCAAGCACCGCGCCCAGCACGAAGTGGATCGCCAGTGCCGCGGCCGCCGTGCCGACGGTGAACAGCGACGTCTGCAGCTCGTCCGGGCCCATCACGATCGCCGCGATCATGCGCGTGGCCACCCACGGATTGACGCCCGACACCATCGACGACCAGAACAGTTCCAGCACCAGCAGCAGCGCGCCCGCGGCCAGCCCCGACACCGCTGCCGCGGTCCAGTCCGGCTGGCGCCGCACGTAATGGTGCGATCGCATGTGAAGTTCCATAGCCACCTCCGTCTCTCTCTCTTGAGTCGGCGGGACCTTCGACATGGATGGGATCGGGGCCCGCGTCTCTGATCAGCATAGGACACGCGCTTCCCACCAGGCTGCCGGCATGGCGAAAAACACTTCCGCTTCGTGCGTGGCGCAACGCCATCGGCGCAGGAGTGCCGATAACGATACCTGCGAACGCCCGGCTGCTGTGCACACTACGGGACAATCCCGATGCGCGCTGCCTTGCGCGCGGCACACACTGCCTATACTGGAATCACAAAAGAGAGACAGGAGACCGCCATGCACTTCACCGCGCATGATCTTGTATTCCTGATTCCGATGGCGCTGGTGGGCGTGATCGCCATGGGTTCGATCCCGGTGACCGCCAAGTACCTGCGTATCAGTTGCCGGACCATGGGAGCGCTGATCGGCGCGCTGGTCGCGGTGCTGGTGCTGGAAGCGCTGCCGATGCTGATCTGATACCGGCCCGGGAGGCCGGGCTGGCAGGTTTTGCACGATCCGCACGAATCGCGAAGAGGAGGGCCGCCATGTCGATCGCCCTGCTTGCCGCCATCATGGCGGCCCTGCTGCTTGTTACCGTGCTGGTGGCCCTGTGGCGCAGCGTTCACCCGTATCGGATGCGCTACCGGCGTTATGCCGCGCAACGTCACCACACCGGCCTGTGCCGGCCGCCTTTGCGGCGGCATGGCTAGTCAATGCATGACGGCGCTGCAAAGCGCCGTCATGCATTACAGCTCGATCATCGCGAACTCGCCCTTGCCGACGTCGCATTCGGGGCAACGCCAGTCGTCGGGGATGTCTTCCCAGCGCGTGCCGGGGGCGATGCCGTCTTCGGGCCAGCCCTGTTCTTCGTCGTAGACCCAGCCGCAGATCACGCACACCCAGGTCTTGTAGGCAACGGCCGCTTCAAGTTGATCCTGCAAAACATTCTCCAGATTCGGTCATGACACATTGTCCGGGCCGAATCATACCGTTTTTTGCCGGCGGCGCCGTGACGGCGCCGCCGGCCGCCACGGCTACTGCCGGATCGAGAAATCGACCCGGTTCGGCGCGCCCTTGTCCTTGATGCCCTCGGCCGTGAGCTTGGGCGCGGTCAGGAACAGCCGGCTCTCCGGCACCTTGCCTTCGCGCTCCAGCGACTGCTTGACCACCAGCGCCCGCTGCTCGGCAAGGCGCTTCAGGTCGGCCTCGGAGACAGTGGCATTGGCCATCAGCAGCTTCTCCATTTCCTCGGGCGGCAGCGACTTGGCAAAGCCGACGAAATTGCGCGGCTTCTTCATCGAGGCGCGCTTGTAGACCTCTTCCAGGTACTTCGGGTATTCCTGCTTCGACACCTTGATCTCGGCGCCCTGCACGCCCGACTCGTCGTCGCCGGCCTCGGTGCCTGCCTGCGCGCTGTTGCGCAGGTCGCGCCGCTTCTGCTCGGCCACGCGCGCATCCAGCCACGCGCGGCGCGCGCCGGCTTCGTCGGTGGCCGGGTCGATGCGGCCGCTGATTTCCAGCCGCAGCGAAGGCCGGTCATTGAGCGCCTGGCCGAGCTTGCCGATCTTCTCCTTCGCCGCCGGCGTCAGCGTCGACGTGCCGGGCGCGAACTCGACGTAGCCGAGCTCCTCGCTGCTGCCGCCGAAGGCAGAGGCTATCAAGGAGAACGGCGAAGTGATCGCCTTGGTCAGCAGGTTGACGATCACGCGCACGATCACGCCGCCGATGCTGAATTCCGGATCCGACAGCGAGCCGGAGACGGGCAGGTTCACGTCGATCACGCCATTGCGGTCCTTCAGCAGCGACACCGCCAGCAGCACCGGCAGCTTGGTCGCGTCCGGGCTGTCGACACGCTCGCCGAAGGTAAGCTGGTCGAGGAACAGGTGGTTGCTCGCATCCAGCTTGCCGTTCTCGATCTTGTAGGCGACATCGACGGTCAGCTTGCCCTTGGTGATCGGGTAGCCGGCGTACTTGGCCGCGTACGGCGTCAGCCGCGTCAGCTCGACCCCCGATGCCTTGGCGGCGATGTCCAGGAACAACTGCTCGCCCAGCGGGTTGATCTTGCCGCTGATGGTGACCGGCGCATCGTCGTCGATGCGGCCGTCGAGCACCAGGTCGGCAGGCGCGGGATCGCCCGACGACACCTTGGACACCGAGCCCTTCATGCCGGTCAGGTTGGCCGTGTAGTTCGGCTTGACAAAGAAATCCGAGAAATTGATGTTGCCCTGGTTCACCGACACGCCGCCGATGCGGATCTGCGGCTTGGGGCCGCCCGGCTTCTGCTCGACCTGCGCGGTGCGCGTGTCACCGGCCTGCACCGGCGGCGTCGCCGGCGCCGAGGCCGGGTTGGCCTGCGTCAGGCTGGTGGACGGCGCCGCCTCGCCCTTGGCCGCGCCGCCGGCCAGCACGTCCTGCAGATTCAGGCGGCCGTTGGCGTTCAGGATCACGCGCGCATAGAAATCGGACAGCGCGATATTGCCCAGGCTGACGCGCATCGGGCCCTTGCTCTCATCCATCGCGAAGTCGATGCCCGACAGCGCGAGCGAGCGCCAGCGCAGGAAATCCTCGCCGCTGACACGGTCGACCGTGCGCACGTTGCCGGCCAGCACGTTGCCGGCAAACTGCGCGGCGATCGGCTTGCCGGTGGGCGCGTCGACATTGAGCTTGCCCTTGACGGTCAGCGTGCCGCTACGCAGCGCCGCGTTGAGGCGGTCGGCCAGGTACGGCTGCAGCGGCCCGATTTCGACCTGGCGCAGGTCCAGCTGCAGGCGGCTCGCCGGCATGGCAGGCAAGACGGTGCCGTCGATGCCGATCACGCCGCGCCGGCCGGATTCGGCGTGCAGCTTCACCGGCACCGCCGCCGGCGTCAGCGGCCAGACAATGGCGCCGGTGCTGAGCTCGATATTGCGGAACTGGTGGATCACCGGGCGGCCGCGGTTGGCTTCGGCCGGCTGGTAGTCGGCCACGCGCGCGCTGCCGCCGTCGACGGCGATCTTGCCGATCCTGGCTTGCCAGACACCTGCGGCGGCACTGCCGTTCCTGCCATTGGCGCCACTAGCGCCATTCGTGGCATTCGCGGCAGGGGCCGGTGCCTTGCGCGGCGTGGCGCGAGCCTGCTGGGCGGATTCGCTGGCCCACAGCCGCGCCATTTCGAGCAGTTGGCCGCTATGGTCGCGCGTGGCCGCGATCTGCGGCTGCGCCAGCGTCACCTGGCTGGTCGCGAAGGTCTGGCGCGCGAGGTCAAACTGGATATCGTCGAGCACCAGCTTCTCGGCGCGCAGCAGCGGCAGGTTGGCGCCTGCACGGTCGGCCTCGGCGCGTTCGCGCGCACGACGGCTGACGCGCTGGGGGGCCTGCGTCGCGGCTTCATTCGCGGTGTTGGCGGTGTTGGCGGTGTTGGCGGTGTTGGCGGTGTTGGCGGTGTTGGCGGTGTTGGCGGTGTTGGCGGTGGCGGTAGGCGCGGCCGGCATCACCACCGGATCGCGTGTGGCGACATAGAGCGGCGCCAGTTCCACCCGGGACTTTTCCAGCACGAACTGGAACTGCGGCGCCGCCCACGACATGCGGTAGTGCAGCTCGGCATCGACCGCGGTCTCGCCGAACTGGCTGCGCAGCTCGCGCGGCCACCACGCGGCAAAGCCCTGCGGCCGCAGCCCCTTGGTCTCGAGCGTGCCGGCCAGCGTGCCGTCGCGCAGCAGCAGGTCGCCGGCATGGTGCAGGGTCTGGCCGTCGGCCACGGTCAGGGTGGCATCGATATGCGCCGGCTTGTCGCCTTCGGTGCCGGCAAAGCCCTTGACCTCGGCGTCGAGCGGGCCCAGCGCCAGCTTGCCCGGGCCCGAGGGCGCCAGCGCATCCTCAAACCCGAGGTTGGCCTGCTTTACTACGATGCGGTCGACCGCATAGCGCCAGGGCTGGTCCTTGGCCGCGGGGCCGGCCGGCGCGGCTTGCGCGGCAGAAGCCGAAGGAGCAGGAGCAGCGGAAGCAGCCGCGGCGGGCGCGGGCGCGGACGCCGCCGCAGCCGGAGCCGGAGCGGGGGCCGGCGCCACGCCGTCGGTCGACTTGCTTACCGCCTGCGGCAGGAACGCCGTCGCCAGGTTCAGCGTGCCGTCGGCGCGGCGTACCGCCTGCACCCCCAGCCCTTCGATTTCCACGCTACGCAGCTGGGCCCGGTGCGCCAGCGGCTCGAGCCGGGCAATGTCCAGCGCCAGCCGGCCGCTTTTCACCAGCGGCTGGCCCGCGCGCGTGCGGATATCCGCATCGCGCAGCGCGGCCGTGCCCATCAGCAGCATTTCCTGCGTGTCCTTCTGCTGGCGGAACGCCACCGTCAGGCGCGTATCAAGCTTGCCGGACTTGACCTCGGCATCGCGCAGCGGCGGCGCGAAGGCCATGAGGCGCGTCACGTCGAGCCCGTCGAGATTGACATTGAGCCGGGTCTGGCGCGAATCGGCGAAGGGCAGCACCTCGCCATCGAGCGCCAGCGGCGTGCCGTTGACCCGCGCGCTCAGCGTCGGCCGCGTCACGATCTCGACGTCATGCGGCAGGTTGGACAGGAACGGCAGCGTCAGCGTCAGGTGGTCGACGCGCAGGCTGGTGTCGAGCAGCCTGTCGTCATAGCTGAAGCTGCTGCCGGTCACGGCAATATTGTTGACCGAGAAGCGCGCCGGCTTGGCATCGGCCGGCTTGGGCGGCAGTGCTGCGAATTTTTCCTGGACATCGGCAAAGGTCATGCGCCCGTCGGCGCCGCGCGCGACGCGCACGGCAAGGCGGTCGACGTGCAGGTTGTCCACCACCGGTGCCAGATGCCACAGCGATGCCACCGAAGTATTGGCCTCGGCCTCGCCCAGCGTCACCGCAGGCGTCTTGCCGTCGCGCTCGTAGATCGTCAGGTCAGACAGCGTGGCGGCCAGTTCGAACGGCCGCACATGCGCCTTGCCCAGCGTGACCTTGCGCCCGAGTGCTTCAGTCGCGTTCTTTTCGATCAGGTATTTGAGCAGCGGCGGTCCGCCGATATAGCCCGCCAGCCCGAACACCGCGAGCGCGGCAACCACGCCGCCGGCAACGCGGGTCGCCAGCCGGCCGCGCGGCGTGGCGGCCACTGCCTGAATGGATTGCTTGAATTCCATGTCGTCCCAGAAAATCTGACCCCGCACTCCGGCGTTACACGCTGCTTTGTGCCCCGGATTTCACTTTTTTGTCGCCATTATGGCAACGGATTCGGACAAAGCAAAGACATGGGAATTGCTCAGTCACCGCCAAAAATGCCGATCTGGCATCTTTATGGCCTTTGCGAAGTGGTTGGTCGCAAGCCTGGGGCTTACCCGCCACACCGCGCCTGCCACTCCCGCGCTGTATCCGACGCGCTCGGGGAATGCCCCCGCGGTGACGACTTGTGTACGGTTCGATTGTCGACTGAGAGCTCGCGCGCGATTTCTTTCATCGTGCCGCCCTGGGCGCGCAGCGCCATCACCCACTCGCAACAGGCGCCCGTTCGGACCCGGTCGGACGAAATAGCGTTGCCTTGTGGAAGGCGCTTTCGCCGATATGCAGGCTGGTGTCCGAAGGCGCCGGCCGCTGCGCCACCTGCCATAGCGGCACACTGCTTACCGACGCCAATGCGCGCCTGCATCCGCCGAGCGACTCGATGGTCGAACCGGAATCGCCCAGCTATGCCTCACGTTCGGCAAGCAGTATCGAACCAGTCCGCTCAGGAGTGTGTGGCAGCATCCGCCTTACTTCCACGACGGGTCGGCTGCAACGCTGGAGGACGTTGCGCAGACCTATAACACCAGGCAAGGGCTGGGGTTGACCGCTGAGCAGATTGCGGATCTGGCCGAGTATCTGAAGTCGTTGTAGGCGCGCCTTCCGTGAATGACGCGTCAGGATTTCCTCGGTCACGATGGCGATCAACGGCTCGATCCACGAACTCTGCGAGACAGGGCCTCTCTAGCCAGCCAACTCGGCAACCGCCCGATTGAACGCGCCTGGGTTGGCAATATTCATGCCGTGAGAGGCTCCGGCAATTGTCTGACGCTTAGCTTGCACGATCCATTCTTGAAGCTTCTCGACCGTGCCACGGAACATGCGCGGACTCTTTTGCCCATCGATCAGCAACGTTCGACACCGGATTTCGCCGGCCGCTTCGCGTGTGTAGGCGGGCAACGGGTCACGCAGCTGCTTCGGCAGTGTGAGCGCATTATCGAGCGCCATCCTGCGGAAGCCCTGGGAACTCTTGCTCCAAAAACCCGGCATGGTTACCGAGTCTACGAACAGATTCAGACCGGCATCGAATTCGCCTTGCTCAACCAGTGCTGCAGCCTTCTCTCTCAACGCATGGGTGGCCGGCGGCAATTTGCCGGCCCCTGCTTGCGGCGTTGCCTGAAGTGGGCCGCCTGGATCAGCGAGCGTGAGCGTGTTCACCAAGTGAGGGTATTCACACGCTAGATGAAACGCAATGCAACCGCCACGCGAGTGGCCGACCAGATGGACCGGCCCCAGACCGAGCGCATCGATGAACTCCGCAATCTCCGCGACGTGCGCCTCCCAACTGAAGTCGCCGCGTCCGTTCGCACTGGTTTGTGGCCAATAGTGGCCCAGGCTCGGAGCGAGGCAGTGGAAGTCCTTCGACAGAGAAGCGAGCTGCGGCTCCCAATAGCGGTAGTCGCACAGCGACCCGTGCACGAATACCATTGGCTCGCCGCTGCCAGCTTCCACATAGGGAACGGAGGTGCCGGAGGCAGTGGAAACAAAAGAAGGTTGTAGCCAGGCACCGGCAAGAGCCAGCGCAGTCAGGGGCGCTCGTGCATTCATGTTTAACTCCTTGCCCAGACTTTGCTGCATCGCGCTCAAAAAGAAAATCGAATAATATTGATGGAATCTTTCAGATTTTCTGATAGCTCCGCATTCGCGGGGCTCCCTTGCGGCCTTGTCGAGTCCGAAGGCCTTGCCGGACGAACCGGGCACCGTGCGGAACGCGGACATCGTCCGACGCGATAGGCTGGATCAGCGCGGACGCGAGTGTGATCGTGTCGCCCTGTCCGGCCGACTGCATGATGCCGCCGTGGGAATTCAAGGTCGACGGCATTGTCCGCAAGTACACGCCAGCGGCTCGTATGACCTTCAACGATGCCGACCTTGTACTGCAGGCGCTGCTGCGGGGATGGTGCATTGCGCAGATGGCCGGCTACCAGATCTGCGATCACATTGCGAGCAAAGACCTGCTGGTTGCGACGACCGCGGGCATTACATCTGCGATCTGAGCCGGCAACACCTGCCCACGCGCAATCGCGTCTTCATCGATTTCACGGTCGAGCACATCCGTGCGATCGATCTAAATTGCCTGACCGAGTTCAACGCCGGAGGATTGATGCGATGGCGGAAGAGGCGTCAGCGTAGTTCTCCAGTTCAGGTGCCGCGTCTGCGCATTGGTAGTCCAGCATCGACCACGGCGATGTCGTCGCTCTGTGCGTGCCGGGCATGGTGACGGCGCTGTTCGTCAAGGACCGTTCGCGCGGCTGAAGCGCGGTGCCCTGAGACGCAGAGAAATGGAGGGCAGTTGCCGTCCCTTTTTTCATGCGCGCGTGGTCACGGCTCAACGCCGGTGCTGGCGCAGGAAATCCCACATCATCGCGCTGGCGTCGGGGCCGATGTCGCTATGGAAACCGTAGCTGGCGTCGCCACCGCTCCAGGCGTGGTCCAGCCCTTCCACCTCCACCAGCGCGACCAGGTCGCGGCTCCAGCGGCCGAAGCGGTACTCGCGGCAGCGGCCGGGTTCTTCGCCCGGCGCCGCGTCGGGCCCTGCGTCCGGAATCGCGGCAAGCCGGTCTTCCAGCTCGTTGTAGGCGAGAAACTGGCGCGCCAGCAGCCTGCCGTTGACCGGGTGCACCGCATCGTCGGCGAGGCCGTGGATCACCAGCGCCGGCATCTCGGGCCCGCCTGGCGTGACGCCAGCGGCGTCGAGCAGCCATGCCGGCTCGGCCGTGGCACCGTGCCGCATGGCGTGCAGGCCGGCGCGCGGCGTGTCGGCAGCGCCGATCACGACACCGGAATGCATCGCCACCGCGGCCACCTTGCCGGGGTAACGCAGCGCCACCACCGCGGCCATGGCCGCACCGGCGGACATGCCGGCGAGGTAGATCTCGCGCTCGCGCACATCGTGGCGCGCGGCCAGCGCATCGAGCAGTGCCGCCAGGGCCTGCGCCTCGCGCCCGCCCTCGGCGGCGCTCAGGTCGAACCACTGCCAGCAGCGCTGGACCTGCCGCCGCAGCGGCTGTTGCGGGTAAGCGACGATAAAGCCCTCCTGTTCTGCCAGCGCGTTCATGCGCGTGCCGGCACTGAGGGCATCGGGCGTCTGCCGGCACCCATGCAGCAGCACCACCACCGGCAACGGGCCGCGATGGCGCTTGGACGGGATATAGAGGTGATAGGACAGCTGCGGCACCAGTTCGCCGGGCAGCGCCGCCAGGCGCAGCCGGTGTGCCTGCCAAGTGCCGGGCAGTTCGTCCGGCGCGATGGGTGACGTGGCGGGCGACCTCGCGGGTGACCACGCGGGCGGCGTGGCGGGCGTCGTCAGGGGGGCAACAGCCGAGCGGCGTGGGCGGGCTGGCGCGTCCTGCGGACGTGACGGTGTCAGCGGGTTCAGCGAATCGAGGCGTCGCAGCCAGGACTTCACCTGAGTTTCAGTTCGGGCCTGCACCCGGCTCAGGCGCCGGAGTTGTGCGTGCCAGTCAGCGGCTAGGCTCTTGGTCATGAGGACTCCTGCTCATATGACGGAATCTCCCCCGGGGTGCCTTTGTTGTGCGTTGCAGCATACCACACCCCGGATGGACTTCCCGTGAGGCGGATGTGGCACGCGGATTGCCTTGGCGCCACGCCCGGGCCTCCCCCGCCATCGCGAAAATATTGAACACTGGAATCGAAAGAATGAAGATCGCAGCAAGTTGGCTGGCGATGCCGGCGTTTTATACTGACTTGTCGATTGCCCTTGCGTCAAAATACCCATGCCGGATCACGGCGCCCCCGCCTGTTCGCTTTGCCTTTTCCATCCCGTCTGTGGCGCAGCCGCGACGGCCGCCGCCACCGCGCCCGCCGGCACGCGCCTGCGGCCCGAGCGCCTGAGCCTGCGCGCCGGCGACTATGTCGTCCGCCAGGGACGCCCGGCATTGACGGTCTATCCGCTGCGCACGGGCAGCGCCAAGCAGGTCTACGAATCGCCGCTGGGCTGGCGCCAGGTCACCGGCTTTTCCTTGCCGGGCGATGTGCTGGGACTGGAACCGCATGAAGCGCCACAGCACGGTGCCGCGGCGATCGCGCTGCAGGACTCCGAGGTGTGCGCGGTGCCGGTCGAATCGCTGCGCGAGTTGATGGCTGCGCCGGCCTTCCGCATCGCCGCACTGGCGGTCATGCGCCGCAACGCCGAGCGCGAGCGCGTGCTGCTGGTTGCCGTGGGATCGATGAAAGCCCCGCAGCGCCTGGCCATGCTGCTGCTGGACCTTGCCGGCGAGCAGGCACGCCGCCATGGACGGCAGGACAGCACGCTGACGCTGGCGATGTCGCGCGCCGATATCGCCAGTCTGCTGGGCCTGACGCTGGAAACGGTATCGCGGCTGCTGTCGCGCTTTGCATCGGTTGGTCTGATCGCGGTGCGCCAGCGGCGGCTGCGCATCATCGACTCCGCCGGGCTTGCCTCGATCTATGCCGACCTTGACGGCGGCGCACAGCGGCCTGCGCGCGAAGGTGATCCGGGCGCGGAATTCGCGCCCGCGATGGCGATGTGCCGGGGCCCGGCGTCCTAGCCGTCGGCGACGGCTTGCAGCCCCGGGGGTTGCGCACTCAGCGACGTTGCTGCGTGCACTCCTGCCGATACGCCTCTTCCAGCCGCTTGCGATCCGGCTGCCGCTCCAGTGTCGGATAGGTGCGGCCGTCTGCCGTGGTCACCGACGACTTGCCTTCGGACCACTGGGGCCCCTTCGGCAGCGCATCGATCTGGTCCAGCAGGCCCTGGCAGTGCTGGCGCTGCGATGCGGACAAGGTGCCACCGGGGCCTTCGACCACGGCGGTGGCTTCGTCCAGCATCCGCGGCGGCGGTGGCGCCACCATCGGCGTACCTCCGGCGGCGGCTGCGGATGCGGCAGGACTCGCTGCCCACGACGTGGCGTGCAGGGAAATTGCCACGATGGCGGCCGTCAGCAGGCCGCACTTGCAAACAAACCTCTTCAAAACCAGTACTCCAG
This genomic window from Cupriavidus oxalaticus contains:
- a CDS encoding alpha/beta fold hydrolase produces the protein MNARAPLTALALAGAWLQPSFVSTASGTSVPYVEAGSGEPMVFVHGSLCDYRYWEPQLASLSKDFHCLAPSLGHYWPQTSANGRGDFSWEAHVAEIAEFIDALGLGPVHLVGHSRGGCIAFHLACEYPHLVNTLTLADPGGPLQATPQAGAGKLPPATHALREKAAALVEQGEFDAGLNLFVDSVTMPGFWSKSSQGFRRMALDNALTLPKQLRDPLPAYTREAAGEIRCRTLLIDGQKSPRMFRGTVEKLQEWIVQAKRQTIAGASHGMNIANPGAFNRAVAELAG
- a CDS encoding DUF748 domain-containing protein — encoded protein: MEFKQSIQAVAATPRGRLATRVAGGVVAALAVFGLAGYIGGPPLLKYLIEKNATEALGRKVTLGKAHVRPFELAATLSDLTIYERDGKTPAVTLGEAEANTSVASLWHLAPVVDNLHVDRLAVRVARGADGRMTFADVQEKFAALPPKPADAKPARFSVNNIAVTGSSFSYDDRLLDTSLRVDHLTLTLPFLSNLPHDVEIVTRPTLSARVNGTPLALDGEVLPFADSRQTRLNVNLDGLDVTRLMAFAPPLRDAEVKSGKLDTRLTVAFRQQKDTQEMLLMGTAALRDADIRTRAGQPLVKSGRLALDIARLEPLAHRAQLRSVEIEGLGVQAVRRADGTLNLATAFLPQAVSKSTDGVAPAPAPAPAAAASAPAPAAAASAAPAPSASAAQAAPAGPAAKDQPWRYAVDRIVVKQANLGFEDALAPSGPGKLALGPLDAEVKGFAGTEGDKPAHIDATLTVADGQTLHHAGDLLLRDGTLAGTLETKGLRPQGFAAWWPRELRSQFGETAVDAELHYRMSWAAPQFQFVLEKSRVELAPLYVATRDPVVMPAAPTATANTANTANTANTANTANTANTANTANEAATQAPQRVSRRARERAEADRAGANLPLLRAEKLVLDDIQFDLARQTFATSQVTLAQPQIAATRDHSGQLLEMARLWASESAQQARATPRKAPAPAANATNGASGANGRNGSAAAGVWQARIGKIAVDGGSARVADYQPAEANRGRPVIHQFRNIELSTGAIVWPLTPAAVPVKLHAESGRRGVIGIDGTVLPAMPASRLQLDLRQVEIGPLQPYLADRLNAALRSGTLTVKGKLNVDAPTGKPIAAQFAGNVLAGNVRTVDRVSGEDFLRWRSLALSGIDFAMDESKGPMRVSLGNIALSDFYARVILNANGRLNLQDVLAGGAAKGEAAPSTSLTQANPASAPATPPVQAGDTRTAQVEQKPGGPKPQIRIGGVSVNQGNINFSDFFVKPNYTANLTGMKGSVSKVSSGDPAPADLVLDGRIDDDAPVTISGKINPLGEQLFLDIAAKASGVELTRLTPYAAKYAGYPITKGKLTVDVAYKIENGKLDASNHLFLDQLTFGERVDSPDATKLPVLLAVSLLKDRNGVIDVNLPVSGSLSDPEFSIGGVIVRVIVNLLTKAITSPFSLIASAFGGSSEELGYVEFAPGTSTLTPAAKEKIGKLGQALNDRPSLRLEISGRIDPATDEAGARRAWLDARVAEQKRRDLRNSAQAGTEAGDDESGVQGAEIKVSKQEYPKYLEEVYKRASMKKPRNFVGFAKSLPPEEMEKLLMANATVSEADLKRLAEQRALVVKQSLEREGKVPESRLFLTAPKLTAEGIKDKGAPNRVDFSIRQ
- a CDS encoding extracellular catalytic domain type 1 short-chain-length polyhydroxyalkanoate depolymerase, whose translation is MTKSLAADWHAQLRRLSRVQARTETQVKSWLRRLDSLNPLTPSRPQDAPARPRRSAVAPLTTPATPPAWSPARSPATSPIAPDELPGTWQAHRLRLAALPGELVPQLSYHLYIPSKRHRGPLPVVVLLHGCRQTPDALSAGTRMNALAEQEGFIVAYPQQPLRRQVQRCWQWFDLSAAEGGREAQALAALLDALAARHDVREREIYLAGMSAGAAMAAVVALRYPGKVAAVAMHSGVVIGAADTPRAGLHAMRHGATAEPAWLLDAAGVTPGGPEMPALVIHGLADDAVHPVNGRLLARQFLAYNELEDRLAAIPDAGPDAAPGEEPGRCREYRFGRWSRDLVALVEVEGLDHAWSGGDASYGFHSDIGPDASAMMWDFLRQHRR